A genomic region of Cuculus canorus isolate bCucCan1 chromosome 24, bCucCan1.pri, whole genome shotgun sequence contains the following coding sequences:
- the LOC128854423 gene encoding uncharacterized protein LOC128854423, whose protein sequence is MREGERGALEAPRLPLSGCCRDGPGSGKSIHSGCSCRLGSHSPELGDKQNVPFSSPRNIHLAMEITLPKTVDQPEQENAPEGQEGPACSIGDQVARALTSLMSRLRNSIFAVKETVLQREQLSKILLVALLLFLAILFGWTWCTSGTRRQTEVPPPTQQLIMRSLATSRIGCPGFSRSSVLPTVVILMCRVMILQDSTGMSKAIRAR, encoded by the exons atgagggaaggagaacGGGGAGCCTTGGAAGCTCCCAGGCTGCCgctctctggctgctgccgGGACGGCCCAGGCTCTGGCAAGAGCATCCACTCTGGCTGCTCGTGCCGCCTCGGCTCCCACAGCCCGGAGCTGGGGGACAAACAGAATgtgcctttttcctcccccagaAACATTCACTTGGCAATGGAGATCACGCTCCCAAAAACTGTTGATCAACCGGAGCAGGAAAACGCCCCCGAGGGCCAGGAAG GGCCAGCCTGCAGCATCGGGGACCAAGTGGCCCGTGCCCTCACCTCCCTCATGAGCCGCCTGAGGAACAGCATCTTTGCCGT gaaagagaCAGTGCTGCAGCGAGAGCAGCTCTCGAAAATCCTGCTTGTGGCACTCCTGTTATTTCTCG CTATTCTTTTTGGCTGGACCTGGTGCACGTCAGGAACGCGGAGACAGACAGAG GTGCCACCACCGACACAGCAATTAATTATGAGATCTCTGGCTACAAGCAGAATTGGATGTCCAGGGTTTTCCAGATCTTCCGTGCTGCCCACCGTGGTGATCCTGATGTGCAG GGTGATGATTCTCCAGGATTCCACGGGCATGTCCAAGGCCATCAGGGCCAGGTGA
- the LOC128854426 gene encoding uncharacterized protein LOC128854426 encodes MREGERGALEAPRLPLSGCCRDGPGSGKSIHSGCSCRLGSHSPELGDKQNVPFSFPRNIHLAMEITLPKTVDQPEQENAPEGQEGPACSIGDQVARALTSLMSRLRNSIFAVKETVLQREQLSKILLVALLLFLAILFGWTWCTSGTRRQTEVPPPTQQLIMRSLATSRIGCPGFSRSSVLPTVVILMCRVMILHDSTGMSKAIRAR; translated from the exons atgagggaaggagaacGGGGAGCCTTGGAAGCTCCCAGGCTGCCgctctctggctgctgccgGGACGGCCCAGGCTCTGGCAAGAGCATCCACTCTGGCTGCTCGTGCCGCCTCGGCTCCCACAGCCCGGAGCTGGGGGACAAACAGAATgtgcctttttccttccccagaaaCATTCACTTGGCAATGGAGATCACGCTCCCAAAAACTGTTGATCAACCGGAGCAGGAAAACGCCCCCGAGGGCCAGGAAG GGCCAGCCTGCAGCATCGGGGACCAAGTGGCCCGTGCCCTCACCTCCCTCATGAGCCGCCTGAGGAACAGCATCTTTGCCGT gaaagagaCAGTGCTGCAGCGAGAGCAGCTCTCGAAAATCCTGCTTGTGGCACTCCTGTTATTTCTCG CTATTCTTTTTGGCTGGACCTGGTGCACGTCAGGAACGCGGAGACAGACAGAG GTGCCACCACCGACACAGCAATTAATTATGAGATCTCTGGCTACCAGCAGAATTGGATGTCCAGGGTTTTCCAGATCTTCCGTGCTGCCCACCGTGGTGATCCTGATGTGCAG GGTGATGATTCTCCACGATTCCACGGGCATGTCCAAGGCCATCAGGGCCAGGTGA